In Janibacter sp. CX7, a single genomic region encodes these proteins:
- a CDS encoding phosphatase PAP2 family protein: MPTDRHVSPLRVVVAVAAMVAVMLLVAALGEWVIIPSSALRELDEGSASRAVALLADHDGLAEAARVWSDLSGPWVVHPIVAIAAGALVLRRRITARAGVVVMAIGLVGWALGAVAKEIVERPRPAQAVLEVGSFSYPSGHATNIALGAVLLIALARAAERAWIRWGTALLALLAVILTAADRILLGVHYVTDVAMGLGFGAAAATLALACLPLRPNSAKP, encoded by the coding sequence ATGCCGACCGACCGCCACGTGTCCCCCCTTCGCGTCGTCGTGGCGGTGGCCGCGATGGTCGCCGTCATGCTGCTCGTCGCGGCGCTGGGCGAGTGGGTGATCATCCCCTCGTCGGCGCTGCGCGAGCTGGACGAAGGGAGTGCCTCCCGGGCCGTCGCCCTGCTCGCCGACCACGACGGCCTGGCCGAGGCGGCGCGCGTGTGGTCCGACCTCAGCGGACCGTGGGTGGTGCACCCGATCGTGGCGATCGCCGCCGGCGCACTCGTGCTGCGGCGCCGGATCACCGCCCGGGCCGGGGTGGTCGTCATGGCGATCGGCCTCGTCGGGTGGGCGCTCGGTGCGGTGGCCAAGGAGATCGTCGAGCGACCACGACCGGCGCAGGCGGTGCTCGAGGTCGGCAGCTTCAGCTATCCGAGCGGGCACGCGACCAACATCGCGCTCGGCGCGGTGCTGCTCATCGCCCTCGCCCGGGCCGCCGAGCGGGCCTGGATCCGCTGGGGCACAGCGCTGCTCGCGCTGCTCGCCGTCATCCTCACCGCCGCCGACCGGATCCTGCTCGGCGTCCACTACGTCACCGACGTCGCCATGGGGCTGGGCTTCGGCGCTGCCGCCGCGACCCTCGCCCTGGCCTGCCTCCCCCTTCGCCCCAACTCTGCAAAACCCTAG
- a CDS encoding ABC-F family ATP-binding cassette domain-containing protein yields the protein MSAPTTGADALVTLTHLTLDWPDGTRALDDVSGSFGHGRTGLVGRNGSGKTTLLRLMAGELAPTSGAVHVAGTVATLPQQLGLDTTRTAAEALGIAPVLAAIGAIEAGSLDQANFDVAEGRWGIEAEAMSTLAALGLPAGPDLLDRRLGTLSGGEVVTVGLAALQLQRADVALLDEPTNNLDGAARDRLVAAIDAWPTQRSLVVVSHDTELLEHVDRIVEVHGRELRSFDGPWSVYRAAIDAEQQAAADAVQAAEQDLRRQKRDRIEAELKLAGRQRIADRDYASKRAPKIVMKTWGMQAEKSAAKHRDIHDDRLQRAESSLADAEARVREDRSVRIELPATRVPAGRTVLTLQPVAPDAAVPGAGAGDPLRPVVVRGPERIALTGPNGAGKTTLLREVLGLPVAVEPVARCVGRIDEVGHLPQRIELDDELTILETVRAAAPTVPPQQVRASLARFLFRGALAERRVAGLSGGERFRVALASVLLADPAPQLVVLDEPTNSLDVDSVDQLVDALAAYEGALLVVSHDEDFLGRLGLTRRWAIRDGRLADVAPDPAGP from the coding sequence ATGTCAGCACCCACCACCGGGGCCGACGCCCTCGTCACCCTCACCCACCTCACCCTCGACTGGCCCGACGGCACCCGTGCCCTCGACGACGTCAGCGGGTCCTTCGGCCACGGCCGCACCGGCCTCGTCGGGCGCAACGGCTCCGGCAAGACGACCCTGCTGCGCCTCATGGCCGGCGAGCTCGCCCCGACCTCCGGCGCCGTGCACGTCGCGGGCACGGTCGCCACGCTGCCGCAGCAGCTCGGCCTCGACACCACGCGCACCGCGGCCGAGGCGCTCGGCATCGCGCCCGTGCTGGCGGCGATCGGCGCCATCGAGGCCGGGTCGCTCGACCAGGCGAACTTTGATGTGGCAGAAGGCCGCTGGGGCATAGAGGCCGAGGCCATGTCGACGCTCGCCGCCCTCGGCCTGCCCGCAGGGCCCGACCTGCTCGACCGTCGGCTCGGCACGCTCTCGGGAGGTGAGGTCGTCACCGTCGGGCTCGCCGCCCTCCAGCTGCAGCGGGCCGATGTCGCGCTGCTCGACGAGCCGACGAACAACCTCGACGGGGCCGCCCGCGACCGGCTGGTCGCGGCGATCGACGCCTGGCCGACGCAGCGGTCGCTCGTCGTCGTCAGCCACGACACCGAGCTTCTCGAGCACGTCGACCGCATCGTCGAGGTGCACGGGCGGGAGCTGCGGAGCTTCGACGGGCCGTGGTCGGTCTACCGCGCGGCGATCGACGCCGAGCAGCAGGCGGCCGCCGACGCCGTGCAGGCCGCAGAGCAGGACCTGCGTCGGCAGAAGCGCGATCGCATCGAGGCCGAGCTCAAGCTCGCGGGCCGGCAGCGCATCGCCGACCGCGACTACGCGAGCAAGCGGGCGCCGAAGATCGTCATGAAGACGTGGGGCATGCAGGCGGAGAAGTCCGCCGCCAAACACCGCGACATCCACGACGACCGGCTGCAGCGGGCCGAGTCCTCGCTCGCCGACGCCGAGGCACGGGTCCGCGAGGACCGGTCGGTGCGCATCGAGCTGCCCGCGACGCGGGTGCCGGCAGGGCGCACCGTGCTCACCCTGCAGCCCGTCGCGCCCGACGCGGCGGTGCCTGGAGCAGGTGCGGGGGACCCCCTTCGTCCCGTCGTGGTCCGCGGGCCGGAGCGAATCGCCCTGACCGGGCCCAACGGCGCCGGCAAGACCACCCTGCTGCGAGAAGTCCTCGGCCTGCCCGTGGCGGTGGAGCCGGTGGCGAGGTGCGTCGGGCGCATCGACGAGGTCGGTCACCTGCCGCAGCGGATCGAGCTCGACGACGAGCTGACGATCCTCGAGACGGTCCGGGCGGCTGCGCCGACGGTGCCGCCGCAGCAGGTGCGGGCGTCGTTGGCGCGCTTCCTCTTCCGGGGCGCGCTCGCGGAGCGGCGGGTCGCGGGCCTGTCCGGCGGCGAACGCTTCCGCGTGGCGCTGGCCAGCGTGCTGCTCGCGGACCCGGCGCCGCAGCTCGTCGTGCTCGACGAACCGACCAACAGTCTCGACGTCGACAGCGTCGACCAGCTCGTCGACGCCCTCGCCGCCTACGAGGGCGCGCTGCTCGTCGTCAGCCACGACGAGGACTTCCTGGGCCGGCTCGGCCTCACTCGCCGCTGGGCGATCCGCGACGGCCGGCTCGCCGACGTCGCCCCTGACCCTGCAGGACCCTAG
- a CDS encoding DUF1206 domain-containing protein produces MSHSPDLGDAHDAATDAARKVGDHPALETLARVGFVVSGLLHIVLGWTAGRVGWGGGGQADQSGALATLASNPAGTVLMWVIVVGLAALVLWQLTVAVGPSVGESGAADRVKAVGKALVYAAIAWTAAQFAVGSGSSSSSEQSSQDVTATLMKAPAGQVLVGAVGVAVIAVGGYHVYKGVTRTFLDDLEEHPGRLATVAGMVGYPAKGGVLALVGAFFVIAAVQHQSSEADGLDGALKSLRDEPFGPALLTVVAAGLVAFGLYCFARARHQRI; encoded by the coding sequence GTGAGCCACTCTCCTGATCTCGGCGACGCCCATGACGCCGCCACCGATGCCGCCCGCAAGGTCGGCGACCACCCCGCCCTCGAGACGCTGGCCCGCGTCGGTTTCGTCGTCTCGGGGCTCCTGCACATCGTCCTCGGGTGGACCGCCGGTCGGGTCGGCTGGGGCGGCGGTGGCCAGGCCGACCAGTCCGGCGCGCTGGCGACCCTCGCGAGCAACCCCGCGGGCACCGTCCTCATGTGGGTCATCGTCGTCGGGCTCGCCGCTCTCGTGCTGTGGCAGCTGACCGTCGCGGTCGGTCCCAGCGTCGGCGAGAGCGGTGCGGCCGACCGGGTGAAGGCCGTCGGCAAGGCGCTCGTCTACGCCGCGATCGCCTGGACCGCAGCGCAGTTCGCCGTCGGCTCCGGCTCGTCGTCCTCCTCGGAGCAGTCCTCCCAGGACGTCACCGCGACCCTGATGAAGGCGCCCGCCGGCCAGGTCCTCGTCGGTGCGGTGGGTGTCGCGGTCATCGCCGTCGGCGGCTACCACGTCTACAAGGGCGTGACCCGCACGTTCCTCGACGACCTCGAGGAGCACCCCGGGCGCCTCGCGACGGTGGCCGGCATGGTCGGCTACCCGGCGAAGGGAGGCGTCCTCGCCCTCGTCGGTGCCTTCTTCGTCATCGCCGCCGTCCAGCACCAGTCCTCGGAGGCCGACGGTCTCGACGGCGCCCTGAAGTCCCTGCGCGACGAGCCCTTCGGCCCCGCGCTGCTCACCGTCGTCGCGGCCGGTCTCGTGGCCTTCGGCCTCTACTGCTTCGCCAGGGCACGTCACCAGCGGATCTGA
- a CDS encoding HAD family hydrolase: MEPHLVALDVDGTIVTHAGELGERTRDAIRAVSDAGHEIVISTGRSVVATLPVLRALDLSHGFAVCSNGAVTVRLDPTAPDGYLVEETVTFDPRQALTLVMEHAPHILVAVEEVGVGFKVARPYPEGVLQGEQVVVPFEELVARPTTRVSFHDPEGQSEDFLELVERIGLHGVSYAVGYTAWLDLAPEGVSKGSALELVRRKLGIEPSCTFAAGDQRNDLEMLRWAARGVAMGGAPPEVVAAADETTGSVDDDGLADALAPLH, from the coding sequence ATGGAGCCGCACCTCGTCGCCCTGGATGTCGACGGCACGATCGTCACCCACGCCGGAGAGCTCGGGGAGCGCACGCGCGACGCGATCCGCGCAGTCTCCGACGCCGGCCACGAGATCGTCATCTCGACGGGCCGATCGGTCGTCGCGACCCTGCCGGTCCTGCGGGCGCTCGATCTCAGCCACGGGTTCGCCGTGTGCTCCAACGGCGCCGTGACCGTGCGGCTCGACCCGACGGCCCCCGACGGGTACCTCGTCGAGGAGACGGTGACCTTCGACCCGCGGCAGGCGCTGACGCTCGTCATGGAGCACGCGCCGCACATCCTCGTCGCGGTCGAGGAGGTCGGCGTCGGCTTCAAGGTCGCCCGGCCCTACCCCGAGGGCGTGCTGCAGGGCGAGCAGGTCGTCGTCCCCTTCGAGGAGCTCGTCGCCCGGCCGACCACCCGTGTGAGCTTCCACGACCCCGAGGGCCAGAGCGAGGACTTCCTCGAGCTCGTCGAGCGGATCGGGCTGCACGGCGTGAGCTATGCCGTCGGCTACACCGCGTGGCTCGACCTCGCCCCCGAGGGCGTGTCGAAGGGCTCGGCCCTCGAGCTCGTCCGGCGCAAGCTCGGCATCGAGCCCTCGTGCACCTTCGCCGCCGGGGACCAGCGCAACGACCTCGAGATGCTCCGCTGGGCCGCCCGCGGCGTCGCCATGGGAGGTGCCCCGCCGGAGGTCGTCGCGGCCGCCGACGAGACGACCGGGTCGGTCGACGACGACGGTCTCGCAGACGCCCTCGCTCCGCTCCACTGA
- a CDS encoding siderophore-interacting protein: protein MKIAELKDRVVLGAARAYARRTMADYAERPEESQFTVTVSRVVDLNPVMRRITLSAPELTRYELLGPDEYFGLLMPGADGRLHLPDPERTNVRTAIADMPESEQPGLRWYTVRALRRDEGELDVDIVTHGDSGPGSAWATTAAVGDTAGFRSGGALYSTWDAPRQLIVADETAVPALLAILEERFRRGLPGLGEGIEAHVEVGSRVVLDGLDLPAAVTVHERGDAAPGTAVLAALATAPDLTADLDYAWLCGESGLATSLRRHLVQEVGMDKRAITFSGYWKLGAARG, encoded by the coding sequence ATGAAGATCGCCGAGCTCAAGGACCGCGTCGTCCTCGGCGCCGCCCGCGCCTACGCGCGCCGCACGATGGCCGACTACGCGGAGCGTCCGGAGGAGTCGCAGTTCACCGTCACGGTGTCGCGGGTCGTCGACCTCAACCCGGTCATGCGTCGGATCACCCTGAGTGCGCCGGAGCTGACCCGCTACGAGCTGCTCGGCCCCGACGAGTACTTCGGCCTGCTCATGCCCGGCGCCGACGGCCGGCTGCACCTGCCCGACCCCGAGCGGACCAATGTGCGCACCGCCATCGCCGACATGCCCGAGAGCGAGCAGCCGGGCCTGCGCTGGTACACCGTGCGCGCGCTGCGTCGTGACGAAGGGGAGCTCGACGTCGACATCGTCACCCACGGTGACTCCGGGCCGGGTTCGGCGTGGGCGACGACGGCCGCCGTGGGCGACACCGCCGGCTTCCGCTCCGGTGGCGCGCTGTACTCGACGTGGGACGCGCCCCGTCAGCTGATCGTGGCGGACGAGACGGCCGTGCCTGCGCTGCTCGCGATCCTCGAGGAGCGCTTCCGCCGGGGCCTGCCGGGTCTCGGCGAGGGCATCGAGGCGCATGTCGAGGTCGGCTCCCGCGTGGTGCTCGACGGGCTCGACCTCCCGGCTGCGGTGACCGTCCACGAGCGCGGCGACGCCGCGCCGGGCACCGCCGTGCTCGCCGCCCTCGCGACCGCCCCGGACCTGACCGCCGACCTGGACTACGCGTGGCTGTGCGGGGAGTCGGGGCTGGCGACCTCCCTTCGGCGTCACCTCGTGCAGGAGGTCGGAATGGACAAGCGGGCCATCACCTTCTCGGGCTACTGGAAGCTCGGCGCCGCCCGCGGCTGA
- the pyrE gene encoding orotate phosphoribosyltransferase, with translation MTDIAADRARLLEIVKDKAIVHGRVTLSSGKEADYYVDLRRITLDGEASPLVGRVMLDLVSDLDFDAVGGLTLGADPVATSMLHATAAKGERLDAFVVRKAGKAHGLQQRIEGPSISGRRVLIVEDTSTTGNSPLEAANAAREAGAEVVAVATIADRATGAAEKFAEAGLEYRHVFGLEELGLA, from the coding sequence GTGACTGACATCGCCGCCGACCGCGCCCGCCTGCTCGAGATCGTCAAGGACAAGGCCATCGTCCACGGACGCGTGACCCTCTCCTCCGGCAAGGAGGCCGACTACTACGTCGACCTGCGCCGCATCACCCTCGACGGCGAGGCCTCCCCGCTCGTCGGCCGCGTCATGCTCGACCTGGTCTCCGACCTGGACTTCGATGCCGTCGGCGGGCTGACCCTCGGCGCCGACCCGGTCGCCACGTCGATGCTCCACGCCACCGCGGCGAAGGGGGAGCGGCTGGACGCCTTCGTGGTGCGCAAGGCGGGCAAGGCGCACGGCCTGCAGCAGCGCATCGAGGGCCCGTCGATCTCCGGTCGCCGCGTCCTGATCGTCGAGGACACCTCGACGACGGGCAACTCGCCGCTCGAGGCCGCCAATGCCGCCCGCGAGGCGGGCGCCGAGGTCGTCGCCGTCGCGACGATCGCCGACCGGGCGACCGGTGCGGCGGAGAAGTTCGCCGAGGCGGGCCTCGAGTACCGCCACGTCTTCGGGCTCGAGGAGCTCGGGCTCGCCTGA
- a CDS encoding SDR family oxidoreductase: MSTALVTGATAGIGREFAEQLAAQGADLVLVARDEARLAAVAGELSGRHGVAVDILPADLSDRAQLERVAERLRDASRPVDLLVNNAGYSLNSRFVDSAVEAEEQLLDVLVRAVLVLSHEAATAMVGRGSGRIINVSSVAGLSASGTYAAAKSYVTTFTESLSGQLAGTGVQVMALLPGYVRTEFHERAGIDKGERSGPFWLDAGDLVRQALADSERGRVVSVPSAQYKAIVAVARHLPRAIVRNPRITALHRKPD; encoded by the coding sequence ATGAGCACGGCACTGGTCACCGGCGCGACCGCCGGCATCGGGCGCGAGTTCGCCGAGCAGCTCGCGGCGCAGGGGGCCGACCTCGTCCTCGTCGCCCGAGACGAGGCCCGGCTCGCGGCGGTGGCCGGCGAGCTCTCGGGACGGCACGGTGTGGCCGTCGACATCCTGCCGGCCGACCTGTCCGACCGGGCGCAGCTCGAGCGGGTCGCCGAGCGGCTGCGTGACGCGTCGCGACCGGTCGACCTGCTCGTCAACAACGCCGGGTATTCGCTCAACTCGCGCTTCGTCGACAGCGCCGTCGAGGCCGAGGAGCAGCTGCTCGACGTGCTCGTGCGCGCCGTGCTCGTCCTCAGCCACGAGGCGGCGACCGCGATGGTTGGGCGGGGGAGCGGGCGGATCATCAACGTCTCGTCGGTCGCCGGCCTGAGCGCGAGCGGCACCTATGCCGCGGCGAAGTCCTATGTCACGACCTTCACCGAGTCCCTCTCCGGGCAGCTCGCCGGCACCGGGGTGCAGGTCATGGCGCTGCTGCCGGGCTACGTGCGCACCGAGTTCCACGAGCGGGCGGGCATCGACAAGGGCGAGCGGTCGGGGCCCTTCTGGCTCGACGCCGGCGACCTCGTGCGCCAGGCCCTCGCCGACTCCGAGCGCGGACGGGTCGTCTCTGTGCCCAGCGCGCAGTACAAGGCGATCGTCGCCGTGGCCCGCCACCTGCCGCGCGCCATCGTGCGCAACCCGCGCATCACGGCGCTGCACCGCAAGCCGGACTGA